One window of the Rhipicephalus microplus isolate Deutch F79 chromosome 2, USDA_Rmic, whole genome shotgun sequence genome contains the following:
- the LOC119169306 gene encoding beta-1,4-N-acetylgalactosaminyltransferase bre-4, with product MARLKQTRHSYFAEAKAWFAVGRGRLLLLLLVVFVVAAFWLEMCIGKPFKQSSATSLRQQSHRITNRRSTAKTTTTTTAGIGSLEIGRNVLGPDYRSYDHAGTASPREYCEVKPGHLKGLVPVVKEVPEYRMLEPYFLHIKPGGRWWPSHCLARHRVAVIVPYRDRERNLRVFLHHMHQFLRKQELDYGIYIIEQSGKGDFNRAKLLNVGYEVSKTMHDYNCFIFHDVDLLPENDQSIYACQENPYHLSRCLDIYKYEVLYCHLHPSFSRAKLALISCDRPSYPTIFGGVSALTQAQMEKVNGFSNVFWGWGGEDDDMSTRVRYSGYTLMHANCTIGRYVAMTHEAQSPSQRRHRLIRRSFFRIYKDGLSSLKYRVLDIVFKKLYTHVMVDLFQHTAPK from the exons GCATTCCTATTTTGCCGAGGCCAAAGCGTGGTTCGCTGTGGGGCGTGGACGACTGCTGCTCTTGCTCCTCGTAGTGTTCGTGGTGGCTGCCTTCTGGCTCGAAATGTGCATCGGGAAGCCGTTCAAGCAATCGTCGGCCACATCGCTTCGCCAGCAGTCCCACAGGATAACAAACCGACGCTCGACGgcaaagacgacgacgacgacgactgcggGCATCGGTTCCCTGGAGATCGGCCGCAACGTTCTTGGCCCCGATTACAGGTCTTACGACCATGCCGGAACGGCCTCTCCGCGAGAGTATTGCGAGGTGAAGCCGGGACACTTGA AAGGCCTGGTTCCCGTCGTGAAGGAAGTGCCCGAGTACCGCATGTTAGAACCCTATTTCCTCCACATCAAACCCGGGGGCCGCTGGTGGCCGAGTCACTGCCTGGCGCGCCACCGCGTGGCCGTCATTGTGCCGTACCGAGACCGGGAGAGGAACCTGCGCGTTTTCCTGCACCACATGCACCAGTTCCTGCGAAAACAGGAGCTTGACTACGGCATCTACATAATTGAACAG AGCGGCAAAGGCGACTTCAATCGAGCCAAACTGCTGAACGTCGGCTACGAGGTGTCCAAGACGATGCACGACTACAACTGCTTCATCTTCCACGACGTGGACCTATTACCAGAGAACGACCAAAGCATCTACGCGTGCCAGGAGAACCCGTACCACCTATCCCGCTGCCTAGACATATACAAATATGA AGTATTATATTGCCATCTGCACCCTTCCTTTTCACGAGCTAAGCTCGCGCTTATCTCCTGCGACAGGCCGTCCTACCCCACCATATTCGGCGGTGTGAGCGCGCTGACTCAAGCGCAGATGGAGAAAGTCAACGGCTTCTCCAACGTCTTCTGGGGCTGGGGAGGAGAAGACGACGACATGTCGACGAG GGTGCGCTACAGTGGCTACACGCTTATGCATGCCAACTGCACCATCGGACGCTACGTCGCCATGACGCACGAAGCACAAAGTCCCAGCCAGAGAAG acaccgGCTTATCAGGCGAAGCTTTTTCCGCATCTACAAGGATGGCCTCAGCAGCCTCAAGTACAGAGTGCTAGACATTGTCTTCAAGAAGCTATACACCCACGTCATGGTGGACCTCTTCCAGCACACGGCACCCAAGTGA